A single Dreissena polymorpha isolate Duluth1 chromosome 14, UMN_Dpol_1.0, whole genome shotgun sequence DNA region contains:
- the LOC127858743 gene encoding failed axon connections homolog encodes MEYLQNAFSRTGGYVATGLVLTGSAWFFYRKWTQQQQAEFKPRKCGVDYQRDIVVLHGFRRDRLVPNLGHFVMKLETYLRVTKIPYELDSVFRIGPKKKTPWIEYNGKTISDSQHIIEFLQQEFSVDLNAHLTSKERAHAWSIQKWLEEFTYWLNVHTRWVIFSDEFFAMASTLPNIARLKKETKTRLKNMTYTVGIGRHSNEEIHRMMVNDIRMFAEILGDNRFVMGDRISDVDCAAFGVLSQVRWGTPTTCPGASMLRDGGLKNVTDYLDRIKDLYWPDWDTLTS; translated from the exons ATGGAATATCTCCAGAATGCGTTTTCGAGAACGGGCGGATACGTCGCTACCGGGTTGGTGCTGACCGGAAGTGCGTGGTTCTTCTACCGGAAGTGGACACAACAACAGCAAGCGGAGTTCAAACCAAG GAAATGCGGCGTTGATTACCAGAGGGACATTGTGGTACTTCACGGATTTAGACGTGATAGATTGGTACCAAATCTAGGCCACTTTGTCATGAAACTAGAGACGTACCTGCGGGTGACTAAAATACCATACGAG TTGGATTCCGTCTTCCGAATAGGCCCAAAGAAAAAGACCCCTTGGATAGAATATAACGGAAAGACAATCTCAGACTCGCAACATATTATAGAGTTTCTACAACAAGAGTTTTCCGTGGACCTGAATGCCCACCTGACTTCTAAAGAAAGGGCCCACGCCTGGTCTATACAAAAGTGGCTGGAAGAGTTCACATACTG GTTAAACGTGCATACACGCTGGGTTATTTTTTCCGACGAGTTTTTTGCCATGGCATCCACGTTGCCAAATATTGCTCGACTCAAAAAAGAAACGAAAACTAGATTAAAAAATATGACGTATACAGTCGGTATTGGTCGTCATAGTAACGAAGAAATTCACCGGATGATGGTGAACGATATAAGAATGTTCGCCGAAATCTTAG GTGACAACCGGTTCGTCATGGGTGACCGGATATCCGATGTGGATTGTGCGGCATTCGGCGTCCTCTCGCAGGTGCGTTGGGGCACACCCACTACTTGTCCAGGGGCCTCCATGCTCAGAG ATGGAGGCCTGAAGAACGTGACTGATTATCTGGACCGTATTAAGGATCTGTACTGGCCAGACTGGGATACCCTCACCTCATGA